Proteins found in one Orcinus orca chromosome 11, mOrcOrc1.1, whole genome shotgun sequence genomic segment:
- the GPR19 gene encoding probable G-protein coupled receptor 19 yields MNMVFAHRMDNSKPPLVVPTLLVPLQNHSCTEMASPLLSQDLTDLYEEHGWRSNGTDLRYRPNPGEVAIASIFFGALWLFSVFGNSLVCLVIHRSRRTQSTTNYFVVSLACADLLVSVAGMPFVLLQFATGRWALGSAMCKAVRYLQYLTPGVQVYVLLSICIDRFYTIVYPLSFKVSREKAKKMIAASWIFEAAFVTPVFFFYGSNWDSHCNYFLPSSWEGTAYTVIHFLVSFVIPSVLIILFYQKVIKYIWRIGTDGRTVRRTTNIVPRTKVKTVKMFLILNLLFLLSWLPFHVAQLWHPHERDYKKSSLVFTAITWISFSSSASKPTLYSIYNANFRRGMKETFCMSSMKCYRSNAYTITTSSRMAKKNYVGVSEILPTAKAVAKDSSYGSFDREAKEKKLAWPINSNLPNTFV; encoded by the coding sequence atgaatatGGTTTTTGCTCACAGAATGGATAACAGCAAGCCGCCTTTGGTTGTTCCTACACTTCTGGTGCCCCTCCAAAACCACAGCTGCACGGAAATGGCCTCCCCTCTGCTGAGCCAGGACCTGACGGACCTTTACGAGGAGCACGGCTGGAGGAGTAATGGAACAGACCTGCGCTACAGACCAAACCCCGGGGAAGTGGCCATAGCCAGCATTTTCTTTGGGGCCCTGTGGCTGTTTTCTGTCTTTGGCAATTCCCTGGTGTGTTTGGTCATCCACCGGAGCAGGAGGACTCAGTCCACCACCAACTACTTCGTGGTGTCCCTGGCGTGTGCTGACCTGCTCGTCAGTGTGGCCGGCATGCCTTTCGTCCTGCTGCAGTTCGCCACCGGCCGGTGGGCCCTGGGCAGCGCCATGTGCAAGGCCGTGCGCTACCTTCAGTATCTCACCCCGGGCGTCCAGGTCTACGTTCTCCTCTCCATCTGCATAGACCGGTTCTACACCATCGTCTACCCTCTGAGCTTCAAGGTGTCCAGAGAGAAAGCCAAGAAGATGATTGCAGCGTCCTGGATCTTTGAGGCGGCCTTTGTGACCCCCGTGTTCTTTTTCTATGGCTCCAACTGGGACAGTCATTGTAACTATTTCCTCCCCTCCTCTTGGGAAGGAACCGCCTATACCGTCATCCATTTCTTGGTGAGCTTTGTGATTCCATCCGTCCTCATAATCTTATTTTACCAGAAGGTCATAAAATACATTTGGAGAATCGGCACCGATGGTCGAACAGTGAGGAGGACAACGAACATCGTCCCAAGGACAAAAGTGAAAACTGTCAAGATGTTCCTCattttaaatcttctgtttttgCTCTCCTGGCTGCCTTTTCATGTTGCTCAGCTGTGGCACCCCCATGAACGAGACTATAAGAAAAGTTCCCTTGTTTTTACAGCTATCACATGGATATCCTTTAGTTCCTCAGCCTCTAAACCTACTCTGTATTCCATTTATAATGCCAATTTTAGGAGAGGAATGAAAGAGACTTTCTGCATGTCCTCGATGAAGTGTTACCGAAGCAATGCCTACACTATCACAACCAGTTCACGGATGGCCAAAAAAAACTATGTCGGCGTCTCAGAAATCCTCCCCACGGCCAAAGCTGTAGCCAAAGACTCAAGCTATGGTTCATTTGACAGGGAAGCCAAGGAGAAAAAGCTTGCTTGGCCCATTAATTCAAATCTGCCCAATACTTTTGTCTGA